The Agelaius phoeniceus isolate bAgePho1 chromosome 38, bAgePho1.hap1, whole genome shotgun sequence sequence CCTCGGACACGGCGCTCCAGCCACCGCTGACCCTGGACTCGGAGCCACCATCGGACACAGCCtcggagctgccctgggcagtggcCTGGAGCCCGGCCTGGGGTCCAGCATTGGACACGGCCTCGGACACAGCGCTGCGGCCACTGCTGAGCCCGGCCTGGGGCCTGGTGTTGGACACAGCCTGGCAGCCAACGCCACGGTCACTGTTGACCCTGGACTTGGGGCCACCATTGGACACGGCCTTGCGGCCACCACTGGACACAGCCTTGCGGCCACCACTGCGGCCGCCACTGACCCCGGACTTGGAGCCACCATCGGACATGGCCTGGGAGCTGCCGGCACGGCCACTGCTGACCCTGGCCTGGGGGGGTCAGTGGGCTCGGACACCGGCCTGGGCCTCGGCGTGGGAGGCGGCCTCAGAGTGGACATTGGCCTGGACGTGGCGGCCGGAGCCGACGTGGGTCCCGCTGACCTCGGGGATGACCTGGGGCCGGGCGGCGTGGCCGGAGTGACCGCCGGCGTGGCTGGAGTGACCGCCGGTGTGGCCCTGAGCATCGGGCCCGGCCTGGCCGGCGGCGCCATCAGggccagcgtggggctgggcatCGGCGCGGCCGTGCTGCCCCCGGACGTCGGAGTGACCGTGGGGGCCGGAGCCGCGGCCGGACTGAGCCTCGGGGCCAGCCTGGGAGCCAGCGCGGGGTCAGCTCTGCCGGCCGGAGCTGGACTGGACAACGCCGGCCTCGGACACAGCgctgggctgggacagagccctggACTCGGACACAGCGCTGGGCTCGGACAGAACCACGGCCTCGGACAGAGCCCTGGACTCGGACACAACACTGGGCTCGGACAGAACCACGGCCTCGGACAGAGCACTGGACTCGGACACAGCgctgggctgggacagagccctggACTCGGACAGAGCACTGGACTCGGAcagagcactggacatggacAAAATGCCAGCTTTGGACACAACTCCGGCCTCGGACACAACTCTGGACTCGGAACCAACTCTGGACTCGGAACCAGTTCTGGACTGGGACAGAACCCCGGGCTTGGACACAATTCTGGCCTCGGCTCCGGTGTGGGCCTGGTGTCCGGAGCCTCCCTGGGCCCCGAGCTGGACATTGGCCTGGGTGTGGACGTGGTGCCCGCGGccgggctgggcctgggctccgTGCCCTGCTCGGACACCGGCCccgggctgggctcagccctcgGTTTCGCCGTGGGCGCCGCGCTCGGCTCCGGCCTGGCCCAGCCGGAGCTCGGCGCCGACCCCGacctggggctgggcctggcCGCCCCCCTggcgcccccggccccgctggggctgctccgcctggggctgggggcgccCGAGACCCCCGGCCTGGGGGGCACCGAGACCTGGACGCCGCCCTACACCCCGCGCCAGGCGCCGCCCTTCGCCTTCgggccccccgagccccccgagGCCGCCCCCGAGAAGCTGCCCCCGAGCCCCGAGAGCCCGGGCGGGgtcgcggccgggccgggggtcccggggggcgCCCCCGGGGCGCTGCTGACCCCCGAGAcgtcgccgccgccgccggtgcccgcggccgggccggcgctgcggcggctgctgcaggggctggcgGCCATCGCCGCCCGCGGGGGCCCCCGCCGAGCCCCGGGGGCGCCCCCCAGGCCCGCCGGGgcgccccccccggcccggtCGCCCCGCGACGCcttcgctgctgctgctgctgctgctgagttgTATCAACTCCCCCAGAGCCGCCTCCAGGACGCCTTCCGCAAAGGTGGGCACGGGGGGGgctttggggaatttggggttctgggggggctttggggttctgggggggctttg is a genomic window containing:
- the LOC143692314 gene encoding LOW QUALITY PROTEIN: uncharacterized protein LOC143692314 (The sequence of the model RefSeq protein was modified relative to this genomic sequence to represent the inferred CDS: deleted 1 base in 1 codon) — translated: MLRSTKGASKARRDQINAQIRALRDLLPLPDGDRPRLSYLHVMALACIYTRKGACLRPGPSRGAPLELLGGPELADLVASLPGFLLAVTREGKLVGVTDNVAQHLGHSMVDLVAQGDSIYDLLDPADHPLVRHQLSLPGPPQAERLFRCRFTTSRASRRPSAGRKLVLLRGRFQEPPGTPGAAAPALFVAFCAPLDPPPWPCPDCLLLPAFQSRHARDLALLDVSDSVLVHLGYGRAELLGRSWYRLLHPEDLGHVARQHLRLAGAGPEARGEVVTRLQRKDGLGWTWVYARLRPEGPALLAHNFVISEAEAWCLRQQLAAEAPPGPPEPFGPGLDFPSGDLGPGLELPLGPGLGAVGLAVSGLGADGHGLGHGAAATADPGLGATIGLGHGHGADSSLGPGLGHSLGHGHSTPATADPGLGATIGHGLGHGAPATADPGLGATIGHGLGHSADPGLGPGLGHSLGHGHGTPATADPGLGATISLGHGAAATADPGLGATISLGHGAPATADPGLGATIGHSLGAALGSGLEPGLGSSIGHGLGHSAAATAEPGLGPGVGHSLAANATVTVDPGLGATIGHGLAATTGHSLAATTAAATDPGLGATIGHGLGAAGTATADPGLGGSVGSDTGLGLGVGGGLRVDIGLDVAAGADVGPADLGDDLGPGGVAGVTAGVAGVTAGVALSIGPGLAGGAIRASVGLGIGAAVLPPDVGVTVGAGAAAGLSLGASLGASAGSALPAGAGLDNAGLGHSAGLGQSPGLGHSAGLGQNHGLGQSPGLGHNTGLGQNHGLGQSTGLGHSAGLGQSPGLGQSTGLGQSTGHGQNASFGHNSGLGHNSGLGTNSGLGTSSGLGQNPGLGHNSGLGSGVGLVSGASLGPELDIGLGVDVVPAAGLGLGSVPCSDTGPGLGSALGFAVGAALGSGLAQPELGADPDLGLGLAAPLAPPAPLGLLRLGLGAPETPGLGGTETWTPPYTPRQAPPFAFGPPEPPEAAPEKLPPSPESPGGVAAGPGVPGGAPGALLTPETSPPPPVPAAGPALRRLLQGLAAIAARGGPRRAPGAPPRPAGAPPPARSPRDAFAAAAAAAELYQLPQSRLQDAFRKAGSQRAPSF